In a genomic window of Rhodothermales bacterium:
- a CDS encoding glycosyltransferase: MFDNQTVDRSVTRVGYVVKRYPRYSETFIVNEILAHERAGLDLEIFSLRPPCDTHFQAAISLVRAPVTYLEEAHKMADLWSALGRLSAKQPEVGGMLARFEKEDPRDVFQALQLARMTRERGITHLHAHFATSATSVARMAALMAGISFTFTAHAKDIFHESVDRADLTRKLRDAAGVVTVSEFNLRFLREGYGADADSVARIYNGLDLATFPYADPSDRKPIVAAVGRLVEKKGFEDLIDACDLLAAEGLEFECHIAGGGELEGALKQRIAAKRLGGFVRMLGPLPMPEVIRLMQNASVFAAPCIVGKDGNRDGLPTVLLEAMALGVPCISTEVTGIPEVITDRETGVMVPQSNPVVLADAIQRLLNNATYRVRLARSARTLIEERFDIHRNAAQIRSLFEQAVESQMQEEVMA, encoded by the coding sequence ATGTTTGATAATCAAACCGTTGATCGCAGCGTTACCCGCGTCGGATATGTCGTTAAACGATATCCGCGATACTCCGAGACGTTTATCGTCAATGAGATCCTGGCCCACGAGCGCGCCGGGCTCGACCTCGAGATCTTTTCGCTCCGGCCTCCGTGCGACACACACTTTCAGGCCGCCATCTCGCTCGTGCGCGCTCCGGTGACGTACCTGGAGGAGGCGCACAAGATGGCCGACCTCTGGAGCGCCCTCGGCCGGTTGTCCGCGAAGCAACCCGAAGTAGGAGGAATGCTGGCCCGGTTCGAGAAAGAAGATCCCCGCGATGTCTTTCAGGCGCTGCAGCTCGCTCGTATGACCCGCGAGCGGGGCATCACGCACCTGCATGCCCACTTCGCCACCTCCGCCACGTCGGTCGCCCGCATGGCCGCGCTGATGGCCGGCATCTCCTTCACGTTCACGGCGCACGCGAAGGATATCTTCCACGAAAGCGTGGATCGGGCGGACCTCACCCGCAAGTTGCGCGATGCGGCCGGCGTGGTCACCGTCAGCGAATTCAACCTGCGCTTCCTGCGGGAGGGCTACGGCGCCGACGCGGATAGCGTGGCCCGCATCTACAACGGACTGGATCTCGCCACCTTCCCCTACGCCGATCCGTCGGACCGCAAGCCGATCGTCGCGGCCGTCGGCCGGCTCGTCGAGAAAAAGGGATTCGAGGACCTGATCGATGCCTGCGATCTGCTGGCGGCGGAAGGGTTGGAATTCGAATGCCACATCGCCGGCGGCGGCGAGCTGGAGGGCGCCCTCAAGCAACGCATCGCGGCGAAGCGCCTCGGCGGCTTCGTCCGGATGCTGGGCCCGCTCCCCATGCCCGAGGTGATCCGTCTGATGCAGAACGCGTCGGTGTTTGCCGCTCCGTGTATCGTGGGCAAAGACGGCAACCGCGACGGTCTGCCAACGGTGCTCCTCGAAGCCATGGCGCTGGGTGTCCCCTGTATCTCCACCGAAGTGACGGGGATCCCGGAAGTCATCACCGACCGCGAGACGGGCGTGATGGTGCCGCAAAGCAACCCCGTCGTACTCGCCGATGCGATCCAGCGGCTACTGAACAACGCGACATATCGCGTCCGCCTCGCCCGTTCGGCCCGGACGCTGATTGAAGAACGGTTCGACATCCACCGCAACGCCGCTCAGATCCGGTCCCTGTTCGAACAGGCAGTGGAAAGCCAGATGCAGGAAGAGGTGATGGCATGA
- a CDS encoding aminoglycoside phosphotransferase family protein: MNSYDEHIVARDRALPGLRTVLDPTAFVEMLRASHFPLVVSAAAMTYIRYKPGQSCLVGYELATEAGVEQVYTKAYRTDERDKLAKASERFSQEGKSEGGGFVDEARFLLTSRFPHDAKLRALRRLKTASDRSHLLGEMFGKSTALTAGQIEPIRYKPERRFVGRLDVEGEPVAVLKFYTDSAYEGIRARSTAFQNAGPLRLTPLVGHTDRYHALAFEWLFGDRLTESLVAGSADPRVLEQVGLSLALMHGQAGDGLPTRTADDECRHLAGMAESLAFLLPRQAAYVEGIVRRILAGLTHLPRVARPTHGDFYAKQVLIQGDQIQLLDFDESALDNPLIDVGNFVAHLQRDRMRNDLAADAMQGYEEAFLEGYARQAGRVAPQDIALSVAAGLLKLAPHPFRFREADWPERVLQILACVDDYATRGARTVHPAPAIASAPANAIDAGMPHLEEALEPAQATPRLRGIPGAEAIQVDRARLVRHKAGRRALIAYDIRLTPDAPDAICWLGKMRAKGLDRATYERTRTLWENGFGRSNDAGVSVAEPVGVVRGWNMWLQKKEAGVSAAERLTDPDGADVARRIAAALVRLHARGPETDRWHSVADELRILDGSLALLMNERPDWAPRLGAVLAACRQQVAALPTQPLRPIHRDFYADNVLIDGDHTVLLDLDLYAMGDPALDAGNFIAHLMEQGLREADDAGRYESRVSAFLDTFLEESAGARCQSVERYTTLALVRHMHISTLFPERRRYTHTLLDLCEARLGVSRVADAPPLVALSQS, encoded by the coding sequence ATGAATTCCTACGACGAACATATCGTGGCCCGCGACCGGGCGCTGCCCGGCCTCCGCACGGTGCTGGACCCCACGGCCTTCGTGGAGATGCTCCGCGCCAGCCACTTCCCGCTCGTGGTGTCCGCGGCTGCGATGACGTATATCCGCTACAAACCGGGCCAGAGCTGCCTCGTCGGGTACGAGCTGGCGACGGAGGCCGGCGTGGAGCAGGTATACACCAAAGCCTACCGGACCGACGAGCGCGACAAGCTGGCGAAAGCCAGCGAGCGCTTCTCGCAAGAGGGAAAAAGCGAAGGCGGCGGGTTCGTGGACGAAGCGCGGTTTCTGCTGACCTCGCGTTTCCCGCACGACGCAAAGCTGCGCGCGCTGCGCCGGCTGAAGACGGCATCCGATCGCTCGCACCTTCTTGGCGAGATGTTCGGAAAATCGACTGCCCTCACCGCCGGGCAGATCGAACCCATCCGCTACAAGCCCGAGCGGCGCTTCGTGGGCCGGCTCGATGTGGAAGGGGAGCCGGTAGCCGTGTTGAAGTTTTATACGGATTCCGCCTACGAGGGCATCCGGGCGCGTTCAACGGCCTTCCAGAACGCCGGCCCGCTGCGGCTGACGCCGCTGGTGGGGCACACGGATCGCTACCACGCCCTGGCGTTCGAATGGCTGTTCGGGGATCGGTTGACGGAGTCGCTGGTGGCCGGAAGCGCAGACCCGCGTGTGCTGGAACAGGTGGGCCTGTCGCTGGCCCTCATGCACGGTCAGGCCGGCGACGGCCTGCCGACGCGCACCGCGGACGACGAGTGTCGGCATCTGGCTGGCATGGCCGAGAGCCTCGCGTTTCTGCTCCCCCGCCAGGCCGCGTATGTTGAAGGCATCGTTCGCCGGATTCTGGCCGGTTTGACCCACCTGCCCCGAGTGGCCCGGCCGACACATGGCGATTTCTACGCCAAGCAGGTGTTGATACAGGGAGATCAGATCCAGCTGCTCGACTTCGACGAGAGCGCCCTCGACAACCCGCTGATCGATGTGGGCAATTTTGTCGCGCATCTCCAGCGAGACCGGATGCGGAACGACCTCGCCGCCGATGCCATGCAGGGCTACGAGGAGGCGTTTCTGGAGGGGTATGCCCGCCAGGCCGGCCGCGTCGCGCCGCAGGATATCGCCCTGTCGGTGGCCGCCGGCCTGCTGAAACTGGCGCCCCACCCGTTCCGATTCCGCGAGGCCGACTGGCCCGAGCGGGTACTTCAGATTCTGGCGTGCGTGGACGACTATGCGACACGCGGCGCACGCACCGTCCACCCGGCCCCGGCGATAGCCTCAGCGCCTGCAAACGCCATCGATGCCGGTATGCCGCACCTCGAAGAGGCGTTGGAGCCTGCCCAGGCCACCCCGCGGCTCCGCGGGATTCCCGGGGCCGAGGCGATCCAGGTCGATCGGGCGCGACTGGTGCGTCACAAGGCCGGCCGGCGCGCCCTGATCGCCTACGACATCCGCCTCACGCCCGATGCCCCGGACGCCATCTGCTGGCTGGGGAAGATGCGAGCGAAGGGGCTGGATCGGGCGACGTACGAGCGTACGCGGACGTTGTGGGAGAACGGCTTTGGCCGGTCGAACGACGCCGGCGTCTCCGTAGCTGAGCCCGTGGGCGTCGTGCGGGGGTGGAATATGTGGCTTCAGAAAAAAGAAGCCGGCGTGTCGGCCGCCGAGCGGCTGACGGACCCCGACGGCGCCGATGTCGCCCGGCGCATCGCCGCCGCGCTGGTCCGGCTGCACGCGAGGGGTCCGGAGACCGATCGCTGGCACAGCGTGGCCGATGAGCTGCGCATCCTGGACGGGAGCCTGGCTCTGTTGATGAACGAGCGGCCCGACTGGGCGCCGCGGCTCGGGGCCGTGCTCGCCGCCTGCCGGCAGCAGGTCGCGGCCCTGCCGACGCAGCCTCTGCGGCCGATCCATCGCGATTTCTACGCGGACAACGTATTGATCGATGGCGATCACACGGTGCTGCTCGACCTGGATCTGTACGCGATGGGTGATCCCGCGCTTGACGCTGGCAACTTCATTGCCCATCTGATGGAGCAGGGATTGCGCGAGGCCGACGATGCCGGCCGGTATGAATCCCGCGTCTCGGCGTTTCTGGATACGTTCCTGGAAGAGTCGGCCGGAGCGAGATGCCAATCAGTCGAACGCTACACCACCCTCGCGCTCGTGCGCCACATGCACATCAGTACCCTGTTCCCCGAGCGTCGGCGGTATACCCACACGCTGCTCGATCTATGCGAAGCACGCCTGGGGGTATCCCGGGTTGCGGATGCCCCACCGCTTGTAGCCCTATCACAGTCATGA
- a CDS encoding ABC transporter ATP-binding protein, with protein MGRPTSIRAAAPGFMHMMRHFGPYLREHRTLLWGSFAGLFAAVFFKALEPWPLKFVFDYVLAPDPAAGPLYAWLENASPIQLLAMSAGLVIVTMSARAFFEYVYKVGFSLVGNRVLTAVRAALYRHIQLLSPSFHDRNRSGDLLIRVISDIGMLRDMAVTALMPLIASILVLVVMMILMFWMNWQLALVSIVTIPLYWLPTVRLSKRIQQVSRDQRHREGDMASTAAESIGAIRVVQALSLEGTFSKAFTGQNAGSMKEGVRGKRLAVRLESMVTVMIGISTALVLAYGAWLVMRGSLTAGGLLVFLAYLKSAFKPMQDFAKYTGRLAKATAAGERVIELLERKPDIMDAPGAKPAPALRGAIQFDRVSFAYEKGGRPILDQFTLTIPPGQTLALVGSSGAGKSTIANLLLRLYDPTEGRVGIDGHDIRAYTLHSLRTQIGVVLQDNLLFASSVRDNIAYGNPLADDAAIEAAARLANAHGFIGKLKEGYDTLVGERGVTLSAGQRQRIAIARAAVRNAPILILDEPTTGLDEQNRQDVILALRRLAKGRTTVLITHDLDLAANAHQILYLDQGRVAEHGTHDDLVALDGRYAALYRLQSMSMDRPEPAAAALS; from the coding sequence ATGGGACGTCCAACATCAATTCGCGCCGCCGCTCCGGGCTTCATGCACATGATGCGGCACTTCGGGCCGTATCTGCGCGAGCACCGCACGCTCCTATGGGGGTCATTCGCCGGCCTCTTCGCCGCCGTGTTTTTCAAGGCGCTGGAGCCCTGGCCGCTCAAGTTTGTGTTCGACTATGTGTTGGCGCCGGATCCGGCGGCCGGGCCGTTGTATGCGTGGCTGGAGAACGCATCGCCGATCCAGTTGCTGGCGATGTCCGCCGGCCTGGTCATCGTCACCATGAGCGCCCGCGCGTTTTTCGAGTACGTCTACAAGGTCGGCTTCTCGCTGGTCGGTAACCGGGTGCTCACCGCCGTGCGCGCCGCCCTGTACCGGCATATCCAGCTGCTGTCTCCCTCGTTCCACGACCGCAATCGTAGCGGCGACTTACTGATTCGAGTGATCAGCGATATCGGGATGTTGCGGGATATGGCCGTGACGGCGCTCATGCCGCTCATCGCGAGCATCCTGGTGCTGGTTGTGATGATGATCCTCATGTTCTGGATGAACTGGCAGCTCGCCCTCGTATCCATCGTCACAATCCCCCTCTACTGGCTGCCGACGGTTCGGTTGAGCAAGCGGATCCAGCAAGTATCCCGCGACCAGCGGCACCGGGAGGGCGATATGGCCTCGACGGCCGCCGAGTCGATCGGCGCGATCCGCGTCGTACAGGCGCTGTCGTTGGAGGGCACCTTTTCGAAGGCGTTCACTGGCCAGAATGCGGGCAGCATGAAAGAAGGCGTGCGCGGCAAGCGGCTGGCGGTGCGGCTCGAGAGCATGGTGACCGTGATGATCGGGATCTCGACGGCGCTCGTGCTGGCGTACGGGGCGTGGCTGGTGATGCGCGGCTCGTTGACCGCCGGCGGCCTACTCGTCTTCCTGGCGTACCTCAAGTCCGCCTTTAAACCCATGCAGGATTTCGCCAAGTACACCGGTCGGCTGGCCAAGGCCACGGCGGCCGGCGAACGGGTGATCGAACTGCTCGAGCGGAAGCCCGATATCATGGATGCGCCGGGCGCGAAGCCGGCGCCGGCGCTGCGCGGAGCCATCCAGTTCGACCGGGTCTCGTTCGCCTACGAAAAAGGGGGCCGGCCGATTCTCGACCAGTTTACGCTGACTATCCCGCCCGGGCAAACCCTCGCGCTCGTCGGCTCGTCCGGCGCCGGGAAGTCCACCATCGCCAATCTCCTTCTTCGTCTCTACGACCCGACGGAAGGGCGTGTGGGGATCGACGGGCACGACATCCGCGCCTACACGCTCCACTCGCTCAGGACGCAGATCGGCGTCGTGCTGCAGGATAACCTGCTGTTTGCATCGAGCGTCCGGGACAACATCGCTTACGGTAATCCCCTGGCCGACGATGCCGCGATCGAGGCGGCGGCTCGCCTCGCCAATGCCCACGGCTTCATCGGGAAGCTGAAGGAAGGTTACGACACCCTGGTGGGTGAACGCGGCGTCACGCTGTCCGCCGGCCAGCGGCAGCGGATCGCCATCGCCCGAGCCGCCGTCCGCAATGCCCCCATCCTCATCCTCGACGAGCCCACGACGGGGCTCGACGAGCAGAACCGGCAGGACGTCATCCTCGCCCTGCGTCGACTCGCGAAGGGCCGCACGACGGTGCTCATCACCCACGACCTCGACCTTGCCGCGAACGCGCACCAGATCCTCTACCTGGATCAGGGCCGCGTCGCCGAACACGGCACCCACGACGATCTCGTGGCACTCGACGGCCGCTACGCCGCGCTGTATCGGCTCCAGTCGATGAGCATGGATCGGCCCGAGCCCGCCGCCGCCGCTCTGTCCTGA
- a CDS encoding YdeI/OmpD-associated family protein has product MDIGLTVYAPERGLWRAWLAEHYRHAPEVWLVFHVKAAGVPNVSYNDAVEEALCFGWIDSLRKRLDANRLAQRFSPRRPKVAYSQPNKERLRRMISAGQVTVEVRLSVEDLLAEPFVFPPDILARLQADPVTWAHFNQFSEAYRRIRVAFVDDGRKRPGEFEKRLDHLLEKTRRGKPFGHGIESYY; this is encoded by the coding sequence ATGGACATCGGTCTCACGGTATACGCACCCGAACGCGGCCTCTGGCGGGCCTGGCTGGCCGAACACTACCGGCACGCACCCGAGGTCTGGCTCGTCTTCCATGTAAAAGCCGCCGGCGTCCCGAACGTCTCCTACAACGACGCCGTCGAGGAAGCCCTCTGCTTTGGATGGATCGACAGCTTGCGTAAGCGCCTCGACGCCAACAGGCTCGCCCAGCGGTTCTCCCCCCGCCGGCCCAAGGTGGCCTATTCTCAGCCAAACAAGGAGCGCCTCCGCCGCATGATCTCCGCGGGACAGGTCACCGTGGAGGTGCGGCTTTCTGTCGAAGACCTCCTCGCCGAACCATTCGTTTTTCCACCCGACATCCTCGCCCGGCTTCAGGCTGACCCCGTGACGTGGGCCCACTTCAACCAGTTTTCCGAGGCGTACCGCCGCATCCGGGTGGCTTTTGTGGATGATGGAAGAAAGCGACCCGGAGAGTTTGAGAAACGATTGGATCACCTTCTCGAAAAAACACGACGCGGCAAGCCGTTCGGCCACGGGATCGAGTCGTATTATTGA
- a CDS encoding glycosyltransferase family 4 protein — MRIAYVCADPGVPVFGTKGCSIHVQEVIRAFVRQGHDVVLFAQRIGGTPPPELTSVTVWPLPSLASTDTAARERDALAANDRILMLLERQGPFDMVYERYSLWSHAGMTHAANHHIPGLLEVNAPLIEEQATHRVLIDRRGAETVAQHVFGSASALIAVSDDVAKYLIGANAPAERVHVVPNGVDPDRFTPDVAPASPAAEEVFTVGFVGTLKPWHGLPDLIDAFAVLRLAAPNARLLIVGTGPEQAALEQDLALRGLTDAAEFTGAVSPADVPAYIASMDVAVAPYPKMDTCYFSPLKVFEYMASGRAVVGSRNGQLGTIIDHGVDGLLYEPGDTTALSVALVRLYRDASLRYRLGANARFKILKSHSWSATAERMHRLAFSNVASIGVAA; from the coding sequence ATGAGGATCGCCTATGTTTGCGCTGACCCCGGCGTCCCCGTTTTCGGCACCAAAGGGTGTTCGATCCATGTGCAGGAGGTGATCCGCGCGTTTGTGCGGCAGGGCCACGACGTCGTGTTATTCGCCCAGCGGATCGGTGGTACGCCGCCGCCCGAACTAACGAGCGTCACGGTGTGGCCGTTGCCTTCGTTGGCATCGACAGATACGGCGGCCCGTGAGCGGGATGCGCTGGCCGCGAACGATCGAATTCTCATGCTGCTGGAGCGGCAGGGGCCTTTCGACATGGTGTATGAGCGGTACTCGTTGTGGAGCCACGCCGGCATGACGCATGCCGCGAACCACCACATCCCGGGATTGCTGGAAGTGAACGCGCCCCTCATCGAGGAGCAGGCGACCCATCGGGTGCTGATCGACCGACGCGGCGCGGAAACGGTCGCCCAGCATGTGTTTGGCTCGGCCTCCGCGCTGATCGCCGTGTCCGATGATGTCGCGAAGTATCTCATCGGCGCCAACGCGCCGGCCGAGCGGGTGCACGTGGTCCCGAACGGCGTCGACCCCGACCGGTTCACGCCCGATGTCGCGCCGGCCAGCCCGGCCGCCGAAGAGGTCTTTACCGTGGGGTTCGTGGGCACCCTAAAGCCCTGGCACGGGTTGCCCGACCTGATCGATGCCTTCGCTGTCCTCCGCCTGGCCGCGCCGAACGCGCGGTTGCTGATCGTGGGCACGGGTCCGGAGCAAGCGGCGCTCGAACAGGACCTGGCGTTGCGCGGCCTGACCGACGCGGCCGAGTTCACCGGCGCGGTGTCGCCGGCCGACGTGCCGGCGTACATCGCGAGCATGGACGTGGCCGTGGCACCGTATCCGAAGATGGATACGTGTTATTTCTCGCCCCTGAAGGTGTTCGAATACATGGCCTCCGGCCGCGCCGTCGTGGGAAGTCGCAACGGACAGCTCGGGACGATCATCGACCACGGCGTCGACGGCTTGTTGTACGAGCCGGGCGACACCACGGCGTTGTCCGTAGCGCTGGTCCGCTTGTACCGCGACGCCTCGTTGCGGTACAGGCTGGGCGCCAACGCCCGGTTTAAGATCCTGAAGTCGCACAGCTGGTCCGCCACCGCCGAGCGTATGCACCGTCTGGCCTTCAGCAACGTGGCATCGATCGGGGTGGCTGCCTGA
- a CDS encoding cytochrome c3 family protein, translating to MRFLFSRAANDGLLVWPLLFIGVLALAGCRQALSVVFDLPERQVAPAPSRLAVAPLATPLDDRPRPAIEATLVADSVVLMLPKDHAGNIDWMQALRDGTIRPRTALPGDSASLFVGTPFRFGFDFYFPGPASMFDAYFPHSAHTQWVACTQCHGPIFKYQDNEIQMADVFEGKFCGECHGKVAFPPITGCERCHQELPQPPDRAQPDLLGTIHMTRVDAPPVVADSAATDTSAIEQHLVSNASLPEAVFPHWVHRIRFTCNVCHTGLFEPKAGANAITMAQISAGEACGQCHDGKTAFAAGFGNCQRCHVEVAAP from the coding sequence ATGCGTTTTCTCTTTTCCCGGGCCGCCAACGATGGTTTGCTTGTATGGCCGCTGCTATTCATCGGGGTGCTTGCGCTTGCCGGCTGCCGGCAGGCGCTCTCGGTGGTGTTCGACCTGCCCGAGCGGCAGGTCGCGCCGGCGCCCAGCCGGCTGGCGGTAGCCCCCCTCGCGACGCCGCTGGATGACCGACCGCGACCGGCCATCGAGGCCACCCTGGTCGCCGATAGTGTCGTCCTGATGCTGCCGAAGGATCACGCCGGCAACATCGACTGGATGCAGGCGCTGCGTGATGGCACGATCCGTCCTCGAACGGCGCTCCCGGGCGATTCGGCCAGCCTCTTTGTGGGGACGCCCTTCCGCTTCGGGTTTGATTTTTATTTCCCCGGGCCGGCGTCGATGTTCGATGCCTATTTCCCGCACTCCGCCCACACCCAGTGGGTCGCCTGTACCCAATGCCACGGGCCCATCTTTAAGTACCAGGACAACGAGATCCAGATGGCCGACGTGTTCGAGGGCAAGTTCTGCGGCGAATGCCACGGGAAGGTCGCTTTTCCTCCCATCACGGGGTGTGAGCGCTGTCATCAGGAGTTGCCCCAACCTCCGGATCGGGCGCAACCGGATCTGCTCGGCACGATCCACATGACGCGCGTGGATGCCCCACCTGTTGTGGCCGACTCGGCGGCAACGGATACTTCGGCCATCGAGCAGCACCTCGTTTCGAACGCCTCGCTGCCCGAGGCCGTGTTTCCGCACTGGGTGCATCGCATCCGGTTCACGTGCAATGTCTGTCATACGGGTCTGTTCGAGCCGAAGGCCGGCGCCAACGCGATCACGATGGCGCAGATCAGCGCCGGCGAGGCGTGCGGGCAATGCCACGACGGGAAGACCGCCTTTGCCGCTGGCTTCGGCAATTGCCAGCGCTGCCATGTGGAAGTAGCGGCTCCGTGA
- a CDS encoding SPOR domain-containing protein, whose product MNTYVMSTHRPLLRFYLLVAVATGFAATTGAQPREALALQGATASVYMPDDQPPRAGRFTWVLFASSDVQESRDVRQLFERRGVSSHVLRSEREGGMYRVVHGEYASFADAGKERDELVQLVEDAWVMGVKEGMRAVTDEAMAVPVRVANAAPAAESTPAQEVPEETTEAIVERNEQDSDEPLRRAPLHKLVQADVQFSNVYDSNIDHNEDDTRSYGYVPSLRVRLVSRLDDPLFTFDYVVARHAYSNTQRWDRVSNLFSLAFAPELSDKLHLMTIAEASLKGSSEDRDLSNQFQIVQEIEYRLTREHRVILYGTYRLKRFPESPQDNAFKPNAGLIFQRRMDDGERVAFEARYERNMEELPVEGYSRWTYSAEYRTPISRRGTQFQLQAKYRSKLYDEELVELDDVDYRRQDQQWSMEVELNQRIARSLNLTLGYEYEFRNSNDPEKYFDANLLLLMLSYRI is encoded by the coding sequence ATGAATACCTACGTGATGAGTACCCATCGTCCCCTGCTGCGCTTTTACTTGCTTGTCGCCGTGGCGACCGGTTTTGCGGCCACTACAGGCGCGCAACCGCGCGAGGCACTGGCCCTTCAGGGGGCAACGGCTTCGGTGTATATGCCAGACGATCAGCCCCCGAGAGCCGGCCGGTTCACCTGGGTATTATTTGCTTCGTCTGATGTCCAGGAATCCCGCGATGTTCGCCAGCTTTTTGAGCGCCGGGGCGTTTCCAGCCATGTCCTGCGATCCGAGCGGGAAGGGGGGATGTATCGGGTGGTGCATGGCGAATATGCGTCGTTCGCGGACGCCGGAAAGGAGCGGGACGAGCTGGTGCAGCTGGTGGAGGACGCCTGGGTGATGGGTGTGAAAGAAGGAATGCGGGCGGTGACCGATGAAGCGATGGCGGTCCCTGTTCGCGTAGCGAACGCCGCACCGGCAGCCGAGTCCACGCCGGCTCAGGAGGTCCCCGAGGAGACCACGGAGGCCATTGTTGAACGCAATGAGCAGGATTCCGACGAGCCGCTGCGTCGGGCACCGCTGCACAAACTCGTGCAGGCGGACGTCCAGTTCAGCAACGTCTACGACTCCAACATCGACCACAACGAGGACGACACCCGCTCGTACGGCTACGTTCCCTCGCTGCGTGTGCGCCTGGTGAGCCGGCTGGACGACCCGCTGTTTACATTCGACTATGTCGTGGCGCGGCACGCCTACAGCAACACTCAGCGCTGGGATCGCGTGAGCAATCTATTCAGCCTCGCGTTCGCGCCGGAGCTGTCCGACAAGTTGCATCTGATGACAATCGCCGAGGCGTCGCTCAAGGGGTCGTCGGAGGATCGGGACCTGTCCAATCAGTTTCAAATCGTGCAGGAGATAGAGTATCGCCTGACCCGGGAGCATCGCGTCATCCTGTATGGGACGTACCGCCTCAAACGATTCCCCGAAAGTCCGCAGGATAATGCCTTCAAACCCAACGCCGGCCTGATTTTCCAGCGCCGCATGGACGACGGGGAGCGCGTCGCGTTCGAGGCGCGCTACGAGCGCAATATGGAAGAGCTGCCGGTGGAAGGGTACTCGCGCTGGACCTACAGCGCCGAGTACCGGACCCCGATCAGCCGGCGCGGCACCCAGTTCCAACTGCAGGCGAAATACCGCAGCAAATTGTATGATGAGGAGCTGGTGGAACTGGACGACGTGGATTACCGGCGCCAGGACCAGCAGTGGAGCATGGAGGTCGAACTCAACCAGCGTATCGCCCGCAGCCTGAACCTGACGCTTGGCTACGAATACGAATTCCGCAACTCGAACGACCCCGAGAAATACTTCGACGCGAACCTGCTGCTGCTGATGCTGTCGTACAGGATCTGA
- a CDS encoding cytochrome c3 family protein translates to MTSYSVTLHLRLLAALTVLLALPQGVAAQTDNVLITKHNLSMLSGGNDPTVGDNLVDYGEVCVYCHTPHTGSISAPLWNRNFSSATYNMYDANHSSTIDMNVDAQPSGTSLACLSCHDGTIGLDVVVNAPNSYAGGVPGSTPGTNTMPASSHALLDTDLRNDHPISVVYDPAQDPAFNAVASVRAAGVKLFVDPTSLGEKVQCASCHNPHNNTNSPLLRVNNSGSSLCLTCHIK, encoded by the coding sequence ATGACGTCGTACTCTGTTACCCTACACCTGCGCCTGCTCGCCGCTCTGACGGTCCTTCTGGCTTTGCCACAGGGCGTTGCCGCACAGACGGACAATGTGCTGATCACCAAGCACAACCTCTCGATGCTTTCCGGCGGTAACGACCCCACGGTGGGCGACAACCTGGTCGATTACGGCGAGGTGTGCGTCTATTGCCACACGCCGCACACCGGCAGCATCAGCGCGCCGTTGTGGAACCGCAACTTCTCGTCGGCCACGTACAACATGTACGACGCGAACCACAGCTCGACGATCGACATGAATGTCGACGCCCAGCCCAGCGGTACGTCGCTGGCCTGTCTCAGCTGCCACGACGGGACGATCGGCCTCGACGTGGTCGTGAACGCGCCGAACTCGTACGCCGGCGGCGTCCCGGGGTCGACTCCGGGGACGAATACCATGCCGGCGAGCAGCCATGCGTTGCTGGACACCGACCTGCGCAACGACCATCCGATCTCCGTCGTGTATGACCCGGCGCAGGACCCGGCCTTTAATGCGGTGGCCTCCGTACGGGCGGCTGGCGTGAAGCTGTTTGTCGACCCCACCTCGCTCGGGGAGAAGGTGCAGTGCGCGAGTTGCCACAACCCACACAACAACACGAACTCGCCCCTGCTCCGCGTGAACAACAGCGGCAGCAGCCTGTGCCTCACCTGCCACATCAAGTAG
- a CDS encoding RNA polymerase sigma-70 factor gives MLSNQTETDLCRRLQASDRSAYEAAFRLLRGGLLRYVRSIVADDAIAHDLVQDVFVSLWGLRATLDPARSLKAYVYTMARNRAYRYLRDERVHRQKHAIIKEESSAFISTREWPSAHIDADALKLRLQAWIEELPDRQREAISLSRYHGMSHREVADVMGVSPRTVNNHIMRALEHLHLRVQAYEPSFLAS, from the coding sequence ATGCTATCAAATCAGACCGAAACGGATCTCTGCAGGAGGCTGCAGGCCTCGGATCGAAGCGCTTATGAGGCGGCTTTTCGCCTGCTCAGGGGCGGCTTGCTTCGGTATGTCCGGTCGATCGTGGCGGACGATGCGATTGCCCACGATCTGGTGCAGGACGTATTCGTCTCGCTGTGGGGGTTGCGTGCCACGCTGGACCCGGCGCGTTCGCTGAAGGCGTATGTGTACACGATGGCTCGGAACCGGGCGTATCGGTACCTCCGCGACGAGCGGGTGCACCGGCAGAAGCACGCGATCATCAAGGAGGAATCCTCCGCGTTTATCTCGACGCGGGAATGGCCGAGCGCGCACATCGATGCGGATGCCCTTAAATTACGGCTTCAGGCATGGATCGAGGAGCTGCCGGATCGGCAGCGCGAGGCCATTAGCCTGAGCCGGTACCACGGCATGAGTCACCGCGAGGTGGCGGACGTGATGGGGGTATCGCCGCGTACGGTGAACAATCATATTATGCGGGCCCTGGAGCACCTGCATCTACGCGTTCAAGCGTATGAACCCTCATTTTTAGCGTCATGA